A region from the Streptomyces lydicus genome encodes:
- a CDS encoding zinc-dependent alcohol dehydrogenase family protein translates to MKAAVISAPGKVEVTTVEDPAPGPREVVVSVAACGLCGTDLHILQGEFAPTLPVVPGHEFAGTVVATGSAVTELAEGDRVAVDPSLYCHECHYCRIGRNNLCERWAAIGVTTAGGAAEFAVAPVANCVKLPDHVRTEDAALIEPLSCAVRGYDILRSAQLGTHVLIYGSGTMGLMMLELAKRTGAAGVDVVDINPARLATARTLGCSNAAGSADELDRPRGWDVVIDATGNERAIQDALGRVGKGGTFLQFGVADYAARATIEPYRIYNQEITITGSMAVLHSYERAAELFAAGALDPEVFISDRLPLDQYAEALARFRAGEGRKIQVRP, encoded by the coding sequence ATGAAAGCCGCAGTGATCAGCGCCCCCGGCAAGGTCGAGGTCACCACCGTCGAGGACCCGGCGCCCGGCCCCCGCGAGGTCGTGGTGTCCGTCGCCGCCTGCGGGCTGTGCGGCACCGATCTGCACATCCTCCAGGGGGAGTTCGCGCCCACGCTGCCCGTCGTGCCGGGCCATGAGTTCGCGGGTACGGTCGTGGCGACCGGCAGCGCGGTCACCGAACTCGCCGAGGGCGACCGGGTGGCCGTCGACCCCTCCCTCTACTGCCACGAGTGCCACTACTGCCGCATCGGCCGCAACAACCTCTGTGAGCGATGGGCCGCCATCGGGGTGACCACGGCGGGCGGCGCCGCCGAGTTCGCGGTCGCCCCGGTCGCGAACTGCGTCAAGCTGCCCGACCATGTCCGTACCGAGGACGCGGCCCTGATCGAGCCGCTGTCCTGCGCCGTGCGCGGCTACGACATCCTGCGCTCGGCGCAACTGGGCACCCACGTCCTCATCTACGGCTCCGGCACGATGGGCCTGATGATGCTGGAGCTCGCCAAGCGCACCGGCGCGGCCGGGGTCGACGTCGTCGACATCAACCCCGCCCGGCTCGCCACCGCCCGCACCCTGGGCTGCAGCAACGCGGCGGGTTCCGCCGACGAGCTGGACCGCCCGCGCGGCTGGGACGTGGTCATCGACGCCACCGGGAACGAACGCGCCATCCAGGACGCCCTGGGACGGGTCGGCAAGGGCGGCACCTTCCTCCAGTTCGGCGTCGCCGACTACGCGGCGCGCGCCACCATCGAGCCGTACCGGATCTACAACCAGGAGATCACCATCACCGGCTCGATGGCCGTGCTGCACAGCTATGAACGCGCCGCGGAGCTCTTCGCGGCCGGCGCCCTGGACCCGGAGGTCTTCATCAGCGACCGCCTCCCGCTGGACCAGTACGCCGAGGCGCTGGCCCGCTTCCGGGCGGGCGAGGGGAGGAAGATCCAGGTACGGCCGTGA
- a CDS encoding carbohydrate ABC transporter permease — protein MTTLSTVRGRAGSPAARRRRRTGGLLGLAAWLCGIAFFLPVAWMVLTSFHSETDAATNPPSVGAGISLHGYREFFGATGSGVSPWPPLVNSLTASVVSTLLVLLLAVPAAYALAIKPVRKWSDVLFFFLSTKMLPLVAGLLPVYLVAQNTGMLDSIWLLVILYTSMNLPIAVWMMRSFLAEVPVEMLEAASIDGAGLATTLTRIVAPVAMPGIAATALISFIFSWNELLFARVLTGVVAGTAPVFLTGLVTSQGLFLAKVCAAATVISLPVLIAGFAAQDKLVQGLSLGAVK, from the coding sequence ATGACCACCCTGTCCACGGTCCGCGGCCGCGCCGGATCCCCCGCCGCGCGGCGCCGGCGGCGCACCGGCGGCCTGCTGGGCCTGGCGGCCTGGCTGTGCGGCATCGCCTTCTTCCTGCCCGTCGCCTGGATGGTGCTGACCTCCTTCCACAGCGAGACGGACGCGGCGACCAACCCGCCGAGCGTCGGTGCCGGGATCAGCCTGCACGGCTACCGCGAGTTCTTCGGGGCGACGGGCAGCGGCGTCAGCCCCTGGCCCCCGCTGGTCAACTCGCTGACCGCCTCCGTCGTCTCCACCCTGCTGGTGCTGCTGCTGGCGGTGCCCGCCGCCTACGCGCTGGCCATCAAACCGGTGCGCAAGTGGAGCGATGTCCTCTTCTTCTTCCTCTCCACGAAGATGCTGCCGCTGGTGGCCGGACTGCTGCCGGTCTACCTCGTCGCGCAGAACACCGGCATGCTCGACAGCATCTGGCTGCTGGTCATCCTCTACACCTCGATGAACCTGCCGATCGCGGTGTGGATGATGCGCTCGTTCCTCGCCGAGGTCCCGGTGGAGATGCTGGAGGCGGCTTCCATCGACGGGGCGGGGCTGGCCACCACCCTGACCCGGATCGTCGCGCCGGTCGCCATGCCGGGGATCGCGGCGACGGCCCTGATCTCCTTCATCTTCAGCTGGAACGAGCTGTTGTTCGCCCGGGTCCTGACCGGTGTCGTGGCCGGTACCGCGCCGGTGTTCCTGACCGGACTCGTGACCAGCCAGGGCCTGTTCCTGGCCAAGGTGTGCGCCGCCGCCACCGTCATCTCCCTCCCGGTGCTCATCGCCGGGTTCGCCGCCCAGGACAAACTGGTCCAGGGCCTGTCGCTTGGAGCCGTGAAATGA
- a CDS encoding carbohydrate ABC transporter permease has protein sequence MPTRTTEPAPAAPAPVALRAGGTDARARRTERAKNWARRAPLLPALVFLVVVTQLPFLATVVLSFTRWNALAPDNRGFAALDNYRSVFTDPAMRASVGTTVLLTVTVVLVSLLLGLGLALLLDRGFRGRGIVRTLLITPFLVVPVASALLWKHALYNASYGLLNGSLTWIWRLFGSEHPPQPDWMTDSPLAAVEASLIWQWTPFMMLILLAGLQSRASDAVEAARMDGASAWDIFRYLTLPHLRRYLELAALLGTVYVVQNFDAVFTITSGGLGTANLPYTIYQTVYQSHDYGRASAQGVVVVLCSLLVATFALRTVSSLLREEVTS, from the coding sequence ATGCCTACACGCACCACTGAACCGGCCCCCGCGGCCCCCGCGCCCGTCGCCCTCCGCGCCGGCGGTACGGACGCCCGCGCCCGCCGCACCGAGCGGGCCAAGAACTGGGCCCGCCGCGCGCCCCTCCTCCCCGCGCTGGTCTTCCTCGTCGTCGTCACCCAACTCCCGTTCCTGGCCACGGTGGTGCTCTCCTTCACCCGCTGGAACGCGCTGGCCCCCGACAACCGCGGCTTCGCCGCGCTCGACAACTACCGCTCCGTGTTCACCGACCCGGCGATGCGGGCCTCCGTGGGTACGACGGTGCTGCTGACCGTGACCGTGGTGCTGGTCAGCCTGCTGCTCGGGCTCGGTCTTGCGCTGCTGCTCGACCGCGGCTTCCGTGGGCGCGGCATCGTCCGCACCCTTCTGATCACGCCGTTCCTCGTCGTGCCGGTCGCCTCCGCGCTGCTGTGGAAGCATGCGCTGTACAACGCCTCGTACGGGCTGCTCAACGGTTCGCTGACCTGGATATGGCGGCTCTTCGGCAGCGAACATCCGCCGCAGCCGGACTGGATGACCGACTCGCCGCTGGCCGCGGTGGAGGCGTCGCTGATCTGGCAGTGGACGCCGTTCATGATGCTGATCCTGCTGGCCGGGCTGCAGAGCCGGGCGTCGGACGCCGTCGAGGCGGCCCGGATGGACGGCGCCTCGGCCTGGGACATCTTCCGCTATCTGACCCTGCCGCATCTGCGCCGCTACCTCGAACTGGCCGCGCTGCTGGGCACGGTGTACGTGGTGCAGAACTTCGACGCGGTGTTCACCATCACGTCCGGCGGCCTGGGCACCGCCAACCTTCCGTACACCATCTACCAGACCGTCTACCAGTCCCACGACTACGGACGGGCGTCCGCGCAGGGCGTGGTGGTGGTGCTGTGTTCGCTGCTGGTGGCGACCTTCGCACTGCGCACCGTGTCGTCCCTGCTGCGCGAGGAGGTCACGTCATGA
- a CDS encoding ABC transporter substrate-binding protein translates to MRARSPGPGRGGRSPALTALAVALAVSATGCYRGAGDAGNDSRHTINVLMVNNPQMVDLQRLTAEHFTKETGIKVHFTVLPEDDLRDKMSQDFSSQAGQYDVASVSNYETPIYARNGWLAPLGERAAKDRGFDQGDILKPVRSSLTAADGKVYAEPFYGESSFLMYRKDLLKAAGLKMPARPTWHQVAALAAKLDGSRKGLKGICLRGQPGWGQLAAPLTTVVNTFGGTWFDKDWQQRVDSPEFTKATKFYVDLVRRHGQAGAPQAGYTECLNDMQQGKVAMWYDATAGAGSLESGDSKIAGKVGYAPAPVERTRAAGWLFTWAWGVQKASTHQDAAWRFVRWASGKGYERLVGRELGWSRVPGGKRASLYRNPAYAKAAGAFAGPTEGAINSARPGDPGVQPRPAPGIQFVGIPEFADLGTKVSTEISAAVAGKQSVPEALKKSRRLAQEVSDAYTHH, encoded by the coding sequence GTGAGAGCAAGATCCCCCGGACCAGGCCGCGGCGGCCGCTCCCCAGCGCTGACCGCCCTCGCCGTCGCCCTGGCGGTGTCCGCCACCGGCTGCTACCGCGGCGCCGGCGACGCGGGCAACGACAGCCGTCACACCATCAACGTCCTGATGGTCAACAACCCGCAGATGGTGGATCTGCAGCGGCTCACCGCCGAGCACTTCACCAAGGAGACCGGCATCAAGGTCCACTTCACCGTGCTGCCGGAGGACGATCTGCGCGACAAGATGAGCCAGGACTTCTCCAGCCAGGCCGGGCAGTACGACGTGGCCAGCGTCAGCAACTACGAGACGCCCATCTACGCCCGCAACGGCTGGCTCGCCCCGCTCGGCGAACGGGCCGCCAAGGACCGCGGCTTCGACCAGGGCGACATCCTGAAGCCGGTCCGGTCCTCCCTCACCGCCGCCGACGGCAAGGTCTACGCGGAGCCCTTCTACGGCGAGTCGTCCTTCCTGATGTACCGCAAGGACCTGCTCAAGGCCGCCGGGCTGAAAATGCCCGCCCGGCCCACCTGGCACCAGGTCGCCGCGCTCGCCGCCAAGCTGGACGGCTCCCGCAAGGGGCTGAAGGGCATCTGTCTGCGCGGCCAGCCCGGCTGGGGCCAGCTGGCGGCCCCGCTGACCACCGTCGTCAACACCTTCGGCGGCACCTGGTTCGACAAGGACTGGCAGCAGCGGGTCGACAGCCCCGAGTTCACCAAGGCCACCAAGTTCTACGTCGATCTGGTGCGCCGACACGGCCAGGCGGGCGCCCCGCAGGCCGGCTACACCGAGTGCCTCAACGACATGCAGCAGGGCAAGGTCGCCATGTGGTACGACGCGACGGCCGGCGCCGGGTCGCTGGAGAGCGGCGACTCCAAGATCGCGGGCAAGGTCGGCTACGCACCGGCGCCGGTGGAGCGGACCCGTGCGGCGGGCTGGCTCTTCACCTGGGCCTGGGGCGTGCAGAAGGCCAGTACGCACCAGGACGCGGCCTGGCGGTTCGTCCGCTGGGCCTCGGGCAAGGGCTACGAGCGGCTGGTGGGCCGCGAACTGGGCTGGTCGAGGGTGCCCGGCGGCAAGCGGGCCTCGCTCTACCGCAACCCCGCATACGCCAAGGCGGCCGGGGCGTTCGCCGGCCCGACCGAGGGGGCGATCAACTCGGCCCGGCCCGGCGATCCCGGCGTACAGCCGCGGCCGGCCCCCGGGATCCAGTTCGTCGGCATCCCCGAGTTCGCCGACCTGGGGACCAAGGTCTCGACCGAGATCAGTGCGGCCGTCGCCGGCAAGCAGAGCGTGCCGGAGGCCCTGAAGAAGAGCCGGCGGCTTGCGCAGGAGGTGTCCGATGCCTACACGCACCACTGA
- a CDS encoding DeoR/GlpR family DNA-binding transcription regulator translates to MRAEERQHRILALARQSGRIEVADAAAEFGVARETVRRDLSELERRGLVRRTHGAAYPVESAGFETTLARRETQQVEEKRRIAAAAAALVGEAETVFVDEGYTPELVATLLPADRPLTVITASLRTASLVAASESTTVLLAGGRVRSGTQATVGSWARDMLARFVIDLAILGANGISREHGLTTPDPAVAEVKEQAVRSSRRRVLVGVHSKFGASSFCRFAEVRDFDAIVTDAGLSAPEAHRYSLLGPQVLRV, encoded by the coding sequence ATGAGGGCTGAGGAACGCCAGCACCGCATCCTCGCGCTCGCCCGGCAGTCCGGCCGGATCGAGGTCGCCGATGCCGCGGCGGAGTTCGGGGTCGCCCGCGAGACCGTACGGCGCGATCTGAGCGAGCTGGAGCGCCGGGGCCTGGTCCGGCGGACGCACGGAGCGGCCTATCCGGTCGAGAGCGCCGGCTTCGAGACCACACTGGCCCGGCGGGAGACCCAGCAGGTGGAGGAGAAACGCCGGATCGCGGCGGCCGCCGCCGCACTGGTGGGCGAGGCCGAGACGGTATTCGTCGACGAGGGCTACACCCCCGAGCTGGTCGCCACGCTGCTGCCCGCCGACCGTCCGCTGACCGTGATCACCGCGTCGCTGCGCACCGCGTCGCTGGTCGCGGCGTCCGAGTCGACCACCGTCCTGCTGGCCGGCGGGCGGGTGCGCTCCGGGACCCAGGCGACGGTCGGGTCCTGGGCCCGGGACATGCTCGCCCGGTTCGTGATCGACCTGGCGATCCTGGGGGCGAACGGCATCTCCCGGGAGCACGGCCTGACCACCCCGGACCCGGCGGTGGCGGAGGTGAAGGAGCAGGCCGTCCGCTCCTCCCGGCGGCGGGTGCTGGTCGGCGTGCACAGCAAGTTCGGCGCCAGCAGCTTCTGCCGGTTCGCCGAGGTGCGTGACTTTGACGCGATCGTCACCGACGCGGGGCTGTCCGCGCCGGAGGCACATCGCTATTCGCTCCTGGGGCCACAGGTGCTCCGGGTCTGA
- a CDS encoding STAS domain-containing protein: MSSEMRSLAVTAIVQAEECAVLRVSGDLDLRTEQAFLAEARSVVSAGHRFLVLDLTALRFCDSRGLSCLLALEWLCRRLEGRLLLASLGVRMLRLLVGTQSLSVFSCFPTVGHALATVPDASRPEWPPVAEEPKEGPADA; this comes from the coding sequence ATGAGCTCGGAGATGCGGTCGTTGGCGGTCACTGCGATCGTGCAGGCGGAGGAGTGCGCCGTCCTGCGCGTCAGTGGAGACCTCGACCTCCGTACCGAGCAGGCGTTCCTCGCCGAGGCACGCTCGGTGGTGTCGGCCGGGCACCGCTTCCTGGTGCTCGATCTGACCGCGCTGCGCTTCTGCGACTCCCGCGGGCTGAGCTGCCTGCTCGCCCTGGAGTGGCTGTGCCGGCGCCTGGAGGGCAGGCTGCTGCTGGCTTCGCTCGGGGTGCGGATGCTGCGTCTGCTGGTCGGCACCCAGTCCCTCAGTGTCTTCTCGTGCTTTCCCACCGTCGGCCATGCGCTGGCCACGGTTCCCGATGCCAGCCGCCCGGAGTGGCCGCCGGTGGCGGAGGAGCCGAAGGAGGGGCCGGCCGACGCATGA
- a CDS encoding RNA polymerase sigma factor — MSADRDRLRPACAPAHVHTAELAALPRSSLPDIAPDPFDRQLSITFEAFLATHARKWLTYAYLHTGSEAAAREVTRAAYGRLGRLWPHALRQASVEAYAWSILKERVVEWLYDHQQPTALTETAAFAVVTHALLRECQQQFAMLESQLGLYAAIARLPERQCDVIVLRHVIGYSDAQIGSLLGVDEVTVRSYASRGKRKLAAALGIDQGYSRGN, encoded by the coding sequence GTGAGCGCAGACCGGGACCGACTGCGACCGGCGTGCGCTCCGGCGCATGTCCATACCGCGGAGTTAGCTGCGCTCCCCCGCAGTTCGCTCCCGGACATCGCGCCGGACCCGTTCGACCGGCAGCTCTCGATCACCTTCGAGGCCTTCCTGGCCACGCACGCACGCAAATGGCTGACGTACGCCTATCTGCACACCGGCAGCGAGGCCGCGGCCCGTGAAGTGACCCGGGCGGCATACGGCCGGCTCGGCCGGCTGTGGCCGCATGCGCTGCGGCAGGCGTCGGTGGAGGCGTACGCCTGGTCGATCCTCAAGGAACGGGTGGTGGAGTGGCTGTACGACCACCAGCAGCCCACCGCCCTGACCGAGACCGCCGCGTTCGCCGTCGTCACCCACGCACTGCTGCGCGAATGCCAGCAGCAGTTCGCCATGCTGGAGAGCCAGTTGGGACTGTATGCGGCCATCGCCCGGCTGCCGGAGCGGCAGTGCGATGTGATCGTGCTGCGCCATGTCATCGGGTACAGCGATGCACAGATCGGCTCCTTGCTCGGCGTCGACGAAGTCACCGTCCGCTCCTACGCAAGCCGCGGCAAGCGCAAGCTCGCCGCCGCGCTCGGTATCGACCAGGGATATTCCAGGGGGAACTGA
- a CDS encoding SAM-dependent methyltransferase, whose amino-acid sequence MSEHGSVVDLQLDRAHSSRIYDYFLGGKTNFLADRMAAGEVLSAFPAALVAARINREFMHRTTRVLAASGMRQFLDIGTGIPTPPNLHEVAQGIAADARVVYTDNDPIVLAHAAALLLSTPEGRTAYVQADVTDPAGILKAPQLLDTLDLNRPVALSLNALMHFVPDDGRDHAHTIVETLKAALPSGSTLAMSHATADFAPGAMGKIIKIYGAAGTRLQFRSRAAFLRFFDGWELLEPGVTLSHQWRPDRPEDATHVTDTEAACYAGVARKP is encoded by the coding sequence ATGAGCGAGCACGGATCCGTGGTGGATCTTCAGCTGGACCGGGCCCATTCGTCCCGGATCTATGACTACTTCCTGGGCGGCAAGACCAACTTCCTGGCCGACCGGATGGCCGCCGGGGAGGTGCTGAGCGCCTTCCCCGCCGCGCTGGTCGCCGCCCGCATCAACCGCGAGTTCATGCACCGCACCACCCGCGTCCTCGCCGCATCCGGTATGCGGCAGTTCCTCGACATCGGCACCGGCATCCCCACCCCGCCGAACCTCCACGAGGTCGCCCAGGGCATCGCCGCCGACGCCCGGGTCGTCTACACCGACAACGACCCGATCGTCCTCGCGCACGCGGCGGCCCTCCTGCTCAGCACCCCCGAGGGACGCACCGCCTATGTCCAGGCCGATGTCACCGACCCGGCCGGCATCCTCAAGGCGCCCCAGCTCCTCGACACCCTCGACCTGAACCGTCCGGTCGCGCTCAGCCTGAACGCCCTGATGCACTTCGTCCCGGACGACGGCCGGGACCACGCCCACACCATCGTCGAGACGCTGAAGGCCGCGCTTCCGTCCGGCAGCACGCTCGCCATGAGTCATGCGACGGCGGACTTCGCCCCCGGGGCGATGGGCAAGATCATCAAGATCTACGGCGCCGCGGGCACCCGGCTCCAGTTCCGCTCCCGCGCCGCCTTCCTGCGCTTCTTCGACGGCTGGGAGCTGCTGGAACCGGGCGTCACCCTCTCCCACCAGTGGCGCCCCGACCGCCCCGAGGACGCCACCCATGTCACCGACACGGAGGCGGCCTGCTACGCGGGCGTCGCCCGCAAACCCTGA
- a CDS encoding cellulase family glycosylhydrolase, with translation MRLTSRVAPAALAVAALLLGVLPAQAQARPDRAPGRASDRVTVAGRTFIADGQGRALQWRGFNLADKTSRGAHAFADIHESDLKDMAARGFNLARLAFFWDDLEPTPGHYDRGYLAKMRRILDWANRCHIKVILDAHQDVYGPHFGSRGIPDWATRDEGLPFEPIPDDWFSEYFEPSVQTAFDHLYKDADLRAAHARMWLTVAAALGRHPALLGYDLMNEPFAKFLEGEDLPAAAARFEATELTELWNRLARAIRLVDRRSWVFVEPTVIVGTGVPTRMGRIDDPHAGYAPHFYETAMETGADYDPDGTFIPAYEAAISDYPTRHRMPVIVGEWGGNPYLPHASRFVTDMTASLDRFSSGWTWWQWCRGGGYCFLDRTGAAKPHARLLVQPYARAVAGDPLAFAYAPATRTYTLTFRTRDSAEGPTRITVPRDTYPGGYRVDIQGGKASWDGHGPTVSVSTRGRAGATYRVTISPR, from the coding sequence ATGCGCTTGACCTCCCGCGTCGCGCCCGCCGCCCTGGCCGTGGCCGCTCTCCTGCTCGGCGTCCTCCCCGCACAGGCCCAGGCCCGCCCCGACCGTGCCCCCGGCCGCGCCTCCGACCGGGTCACGGTCGCCGGCCGCACCTTCATCGCCGACGGCCAGGGCCGCGCGCTCCAGTGGCGCGGCTTCAACCTCGCCGACAAGACCAGCCGGGGCGCCCACGCGTTCGCCGACATCCACGAGAGCGACCTCAAGGACATGGCCGCCCGGGGCTTCAACCTCGCGCGCCTTGCGTTCTTCTGGGACGACCTCGAACCCACCCCCGGGCACTACGACCGCGGCTACCTCGCCAAGATGCGCCGCATCCTCGACTGGGCCAACCGCTGCCACATCAAGGTCATCCTCGACGCCCACCAGGACGTGTACGGCCCCCACTTCGGCTCCCGCGGCATCCCCGACTGGGCCACCCGTGACGAGGGGTTGCCGTTCGAGCCGATACCCGACGACTGGTTCTCCGAGTACTTCGAACCCTCCGTACAGACCGCCTTCGACCACCTGTACAAGGACGCCGACCTCCGCGCCGCGCACGCCCGCATGTGGCTGACGGTGGCCGCCGCCCTGGGCCGGCACCCGGCGCTGCTCGGCTACGACCTGATGAACGAGCCGTTCGCGAAGTTCCTCGAAGGCGAAGACCTCCCCGCCGCCGCGGCCCGCTTCGAGGCCACCGAGCTCACCGAGCTGTGGAACCGTCTTGCCCGGGCGATCCGTCTGGTCGACCGCAGGTCGTGGGTCTTCGTCGAACCCACCGTCATCGTCGGTACCGGCGTCCCCACCCGGATGGGCCGCATCGACGACCCGCACGCCGGCTACGCGCCGCACTTCTACGAGACCGCGATGGAAACCGGTGCCGACTACGACCCCGACGGCACCTTCATCCCCGCCTACGAGGCCGCGATCAGCGACTATCCGACCCGTCACCGCATGCCGGTGATCGTGGGAGAGTGGGGCGGCAACCCGTACCTTCCGCACGCGAGCCGGTTCGTCACCGACATGACGGCCTCCCTGGACCGCTTCTCCAGTGGCTGGACGTGGTGGCAGTGGTGCCGGGGCGGCGGCTACTGCTTCCTCGACCGGACCGGCGCCGCGAAGCCCCACGCCCGGCTGCTCGTCCAGCCGTACGCGCGGGCCGTCGCGGGCGACCCGCTGGCGTTCGCGTACGCCCCGGCCACCCGCACCTACACGCTCACCTTCCGCACCCGCGACAGCGCGGAGGGGCCCACCCGGATCACCGTGCCCAGGGACACGTACCCGGGCGGCTACCGCGTCGACATCCAGGGCGGCAAGGCCAGTTGGGACGGCCACGGCCCGACCGTCAGCGTGAGCACCCGCGGCCGGGCCGGGGCCACCTACCGGGTCACGATCAGCCCGAGGTAG
- a CDS encoding PTS-dependent dihydroxyacetone kinase phosphotransferase subunit DhaM, whose amino-acid sequence MSAQTAGGAAGGENAPVGVVLVSHSGPVADSVATLALGLAGDGVTVPVAGAGGTPDGGLGTSAELITKAARTVDRGAGVAILVDLGSAVLTVKALIAEGDELPEGARLVDAPLVEGAVAAVVAASAGADLDAVAAAAGEAYGYRKE is encoded by the coding sequence GTGAGCGCGCAGACGGCAGGAGGTGCGGCCGGCGGCGAGAACGCGCCGGTCGGGGTGGTACTGGTGTCGCACAGCGGGCCGGTCGCGGATTCCGTGGCGACGCTGGCCCTCGGACTGGCCGGCGACGGGGTCACGGTGCCGGTGGCCGGCGCGGGCGGTACACCGGACGGCGGGCTGGGGACGAGTGCGGAGCTGATCACCAAGGCGGCGCGGACGGTGGACCGCGGAGCGGGCGTGGCGATCCTGGTCGACCTGGGCAGCGCCGTACTGACCGTCAAGGCCCTGATCGCCGAGGGCGACGAGCTCCCCGAGGGCGCCCGGCTGGTGGACGCCCCGTTGGTCGAGGGCGCGGTGGCCGCCGTGGTCGCCGCGTCGGCCGGGGCGGACCTGGACGCGGTCGCGGCGGCGGCCGGGGAGGCGTACGGATACCGCAAGGAGTGA
- the dhaL gene encoding dihydroxyacetone kinase subunit DhaL, producing the protein MLDAAFFVRWMTAAAAVIDREADRLTELDSPIGDADHGKNMQRGFTAVVKTLAAEPPATPGAVLTTAGRQLISSVGGASGPLYGTLLRRAGKVLGEADRVSAEELRSGLAAGVDAVGQLGGSAPGDKTMLDALVPGVTALSASFDAAAEAAGQGALATVPMQARKGRASYLGERSIGHQDPGAASSALLFAALAEVAK; encoded by the coding sequence GTGCTGGATGCCGCGTTCTTCGTACGCTGGATGACGGCGGCCGCCGCCGTCATCGACCGGGAGGCCGACCGGCTCACCGAGCTGGACTCGCCCATCGGTGACGCCGACCACGGAAAGAATATGCAGCGCGGCTTCACGGCCGTGGTCAAGACCTTGGCGGCGGAGCCGCCGGCGACGCCCGGTGCGGTGCTGACCACCGCCGGACGGCAGCTGATCTCCAGTGTGGGCGGGGCGTCCGGACCGCTGTACGGGACGCTGCTGCGGCGCGCCGGCAAGGTGCTGGGCGAGGCGGACCGCGTGTCGGCCGAGGAGTTGCGGTCGGGGCTGGCCGCCGGGGTGGACGCGGTGGGGCAGCTCGGCGGGTCGGCGCCGGGGGACAAGACGATGCTCGACGCTCTGGTGCCGGGGGTCACCGCGCTGTCGGCCTCCTTCGACGCGGCGGCCGAGGCGGCCGGGCAGGGCGCACTGGCGACCGTACCGATGCAGGCCAGGAAGGGCAGGGCGAGCTACCTCGGGGAACGCAGCATCGGGCATCAGGACCCCGGGGCGGCCTCCTCGGCGCTGCTGTTCGCGGCGCTTGCGGAGGTGGCGAAGTGA
- the dhaK gene encoding dihydroxyacetone kinase subunit DhaK translates to MKMLINVAETVVADALRGMAAAHPELVVDAENRVIVRRDAPVEGKVALLSGGGSGHEPLHGGFVGPGMLDAACPGEVFTSPVPDQMVRAAAAVDSGNGVLFIVKNYTGDVLNFQMAAELAQDEGVQVASVLVNDDVAVTDSTFTAGRRGTGATLFVEKIAGAAADEGMPLERVEALARQVVASSRSFGVALSACTTPAKGSPTFDLPAGELELGVGIHGEPGRERRAMMTSREIADFSVDAILEDLDPKLPVLVLVNGMGATPLLELYGFNAEVRRVLDERGVAVARTLVGNYVTSLDMAGCSVTLCQVDGELLRLWDAPVQTPGLRWGR, encoded by the coding sequence ATGAAGATGCTGATCAACGTCGCCGAGACCGTGGTCGCCGATGCGCTGCGCGGGATGGCCGCGGCGCACCCCGAATTGGTGGTGGACGCCGAGAACCGGGTGATCGTACGGCGGGACGCGCCGGTGGAGGGGAAGGTGGCGCTGCTGTCCGGCGGCGGCAGCGGGCACGAACCGCTGCACGGGGGGTTCGTCGGGCCCGGAATGCTGGACGCCGCCTGTCCGGGCGAGGTCTTCACCTCGCCGGTGCCCGATCAGATGGTGCGGGCCGCCGCGGCCGTGGACAGCGGCAACGGGGTGCTGTTCATCGTCAAGAACTACACCGGGGACGTACTCAACTTCCAGATGGCGGCGGAGCTGGCACAGGACGAAGGGGTGCAGGTGGCCAGCGTGCTCGTCAACGACGATGTCGCGGTGACCGACTCGACGTTCACGGCGGGGCGGCGCGGCACCGGGGCGACGCTCTTCGTGGAGAAGATCGCCGGTGCCGCGGCGGACGAGGGCATGCCGCTGGAGCGGGTGGAGGCGCTGGCCCGGCAGGTCGTGGCGTCGTCGCGCAGCTTCGGGGTGGCGCTGAGTGCCTGTACGACCCCGGCCAAGGGCTCCCCGACGTTCGATCTCCCGGCCGGGGAACTGGAGTTGGGGGTCGGTATCCATGGTGAGCCGGGGCGGGAGCGCCGCGCGATGATGACCTCGCGCGAGATCGCGGACTTCTCCGTGGACGCGATCCTGGAGGATCTGGACCCGAAGCTGCCGGTATTGGTGCTGGTCAACGGCATGGGGGCGACCCCGCTGCTGGAACTGTACGGATTCAACGCCGAGGTCCGCCGGGTGCTCGACGAGCGGGGGGTGGCGGTGGCCCGCACGCTCGTGGGGAACTATGTGACCTCGCTGGACATGGCCGGCTGCTCGGTGACGCTGTGCCAGGTGGACGGGGAACTGCTGCGGCTGTGGGACGCGCCGGTGCAGACGCCCGGGCTTCGCTGGGGGCGGTGA